One window of the Rufibacter radiotolerans genome contains the following:
- a CDS encoding sulfite exporter TauE/SafE family protein, translating to MLSPDVQLVLLVICFFLVATLYSSVGFGGGSSYLALLALFLPNFLEIKSVALLCNLVVVSSGTYLFYKEGLFNPKKFLPLVALSIPAAFYGATIKLSPAFFFISLGLILCLSGILLILQYFRPPESQTFSHDHSSKAADLTLGAVTGFVSGLVGIGGGILLSPVLHLIKWAEARTIAALASFFILVNSVAGLVGLVASGSFQVNPGLLFPLLLAVLLGGQLGTRWNLQLLPPKAIKGLTGFFVLIIGLKLVLDFS from the coding sequence ATGTTAAGCCCTGATGTTCAGTTGGTTTTGCTGGTCATCTGCTTCTTCCTGGTGGCTACGCTTTACTCATCGGTGGGGTTTGGCGGCGGTTCCAGCTATCTGGCTTTGCTGGCTTTGTTTCTGCCTAATTTCCTGGAGATAAAATCGGTGGCCTTGTTGTGTAACCTGGTGGTGGTGTCAAGCGGCACCTATCTGTTTTACAAAGAAGGTCTTTTTAACCCGAAGAAATTCCTCCCCTTGGTGGCGCTCAGTATTCCGGCCGCCTTTTATGGGGCAACTATCAAATTATCACCCGCCTTTTTCTTTATCAGCCTGGGCCTCATTCTTTGCCTTTCAGGAATTTTATTGATCCTCCAGTATTTCAGGCCGCCTGAAAGCCAAACTTTCTCGCATGACCATTCATCAAAGGCAGCAGACCTCACCTTAGGGGCCGTTACCGGGTTTGTCTCTGGGTTGGTGGGTATTGGCGGCGGCATCCTGTTATCGCCGGTCTTGCATTTAATCAAATGGGCAGAGGCCCGTACCATTGCCGCGCTGGCTTCTTTCTTTATCTTGGTTAACTCGGTGGCCGGGTTAGTGGGGCTGGTGGCCAGTGGAAGTTTTCAGGTAAACCCCGGGTTGCTGTTCCCCTTGCTGCTGGCAGTATTGCTAGGCGGCCAATTGGGTACCCGCTGGAACCTGCAACTCCTGCCCCCTAAAGCCATTAAAGGCCTTACCGGTTTTTTTGTATTAATAATCGGCCTGAAACTGGTCCTGGATTTTAGTTAA